A single window of Salvia splendens isolate huo1 chromosome 8, SspV2, whole genome shotgun sequence DNA harbors:
- the LOC121745358 gene encoding beta-glucosidase BoGH3B-like — protein sequence MGRLTAAAAVALWLWTAAVAAEYVKYKDPQQPVEVRVRDLMSRMTLAEKIGQMTQIEREVSSADVINKYLIGSIVSGGGSVPRPQATAEDWIDMVNAFQKGALSTRLGIPLIYGIDAIHGNNNAYKATIFPHNVGLGVTRDPELVKRIGAATALEARATGIPYTFAPCIAVCRDPRWGRCYESYSEDHEIVQMMTEIIPGLQGEVPPNYPNNFPFVLPRGKVAGCSKHFVGDGGTAYGINENDTVIEWNELQDIHMPAYLDSIRKGVATIMISYSSLNGIRMHANYDLITGYLKNTLKFEGFVISDMRGIDRLTDPPHSNYTYSVQVSILAGLDMIMVPDAYKEFIDDLTFLVNANVIPMSRINDAVRRILRVKFIMGLFENPLADLSFAHYLGSQEHRELAREAVRKSLVLLKNGKDGDGQLVPLPTRSERILVAGSHADDIGNQCGGWTIDWEGHSGNITVGTTILTAVRNSVDPDTKVVYNENPEAEYVRANNFSYAIVVVGEPPYVESSGDSTTLTLDESAYATITNVCGAVRCVVVLVTGRPVVIEPYIGEIDALVAAWLPGTEGQGVADVLFGEYGFTGRLARTWFRTVDQLPMNVGDAIYDPLFPFGYGLMTSPRVVRASQ from the exons ATGGGGAGGCTTacggcggcggcagcggtggCGCTGTGGCTGTggacggcggcggtggcggcggagTACGTGAAGTACAAGGACCCGCAGCAGCCGGTGGAGGTGAGAGTGAGAGATTTGATGAGTAGAATGACTCTTGCCGAAAAGATTGGACAGATGACTCAGATTGAACGTGAGGTTTCATCTGCAGATGTTATCAACAAATATTTAATTG GGAGTATTGTGAGTGGGGGAGGGAGTGTTCCCCGGCCACAGGCTACTGCAGAGGACTGGATCGATATGGTGAACGCGTTCCAGAAGGGGGCTCTGTCAACTCGTCTAGGGATTCCGCTGATCTATGGGATTGATGCCATACATGGCAACAACAATGCATATAAGGCCACAATCTTCCCCCACAATGTTGGCCTTGGAGTCACCAG GGATCCGGAGCTGGTCAAGAGGATAGGCGCTGCAACGGCTCTAGAAGCCAGAGCAACGGGGATTCCTTACACCTTCGCGCCTTGTATAGCT GTGTGCAGGGACCCCAGATGGGGCCGTTGCTACGAAAGCTACAGCGAAGATCACGAGATTGTGCAGATGATGACCGAGATCATCCCTGGTCTGCAAGGGGAAGTTCCACCAAATTACCCAAACAACTTCCCATTTGTCCTTCCTAG GGGGAAAGTTGCGGGATGTTCAAAGCATTTCGTGGGAGACGGTGGCACTGCCTATGGAATCAATGAGAATGACACAGTGATAGAGTGGAATGAGCTGCAAGACATCCATATGCCTGCTTATCTCGACTCGATCAGGAAGGGTGTCGCAACTATAATGATCTCTTACTCGAGCTTGAATGGAATCCGGATGCACGCCAACTATGATCTCATCACCGGATACCTTAAAAACACACTCAAATTTGAA GGCTTTGTGATCTCGGATATGCGTGGCATTGATCGTCTTACGGATCCGCCTCATTCGAACTACACGTACTCTGTTCAAGTCAGCATTCTAGCCGGACTCGACATG ATTATGGTTCCGGACGCCTACAAGGAGTTCATCGACGATCTAACGTTCTTGGTGAACGCGAACGTTATCCCAATGAGCAGAATCAACGACGCGGTTAGGAGGATTCTTAGGGTCAAGTTCATCATGGGATTATTTGAGAATCCATTAGCTGATCTCAGTTTTGCTCACTATCTTGGGAGCCAG GAGCACAGGGAATTGGCTAGGGAAGCTGTGAGGAAATCGCTCGTTCTGTTGAAGAACGGGAAAGATGGAGACGGGCAGCTCGTTCCGCTTCCAACGAGGTCGGAGCGGATACTCGTGGCCGGAAGCCACGCCGATGATATAGGCAACCAATGTGGTGGATGGACCATTGATTGGGAAGGACACTCTGGAAATATTACCGTCG GGACCACGATTTTGACAGCGGTGCGGAACTCCGTCGATCCCGATACGAAAGTAGTCTACAACGAGAATCCCGAGGCGGAGTACGTAAGGGCCAACAACTTCTCCTACGCAATCGTAGTCGTCGGCGAGCCGCCCTACGTGGAGTCCTCAGGCGATAGCACGACTCTAACCCTAGACGAGTCCGCCTACGCCACGATCACAAACGTGTGCGGGGCCGTCAGGTGCGTCGTGGTGCTCGTGACTGGGCGCCCCGTCGTGATCGAGCCGTACATCGGCGAGATCGACGCGTTGGTGGCGGCCTGGCTCCCCGGGACGGAGGGCCAGGGCGTCGCCGACGTCCTGTTTGGCGAGTACGGTTTTACGGGGAGGCTCGCGCGCACGTGGTTTAGGACCGTCGATCAGCTCCCGATGAACGTCGGAGATGCAATCTATGATCCACTCTTTCCATTTGGGTACGGCCTCATGACTAGTCCTAGGGTTGTGAGGGCATCACAATAG
- the LOC121743676 gene encoding putative pentatricopeptide repeat-containing protein At1g02420, giving the protein MHSLVAQRLQRLSLSPSSTRYLCSIPNPQNDDVEKIFRIITASPDPKSLKHSLKNSQIPLSNDLIDRVLKRVRFSHSNPLSALELYKLTSRINGFLHTAYSFDTMLYILGRARKFEEIWELLLETKRKNQSLITPRTVQVVLARIAKVCSVRQTVESFKKFRKLVLKFDVSCYNALLRTLSQEKSMSDARNVYHSLKHEFRPNLYTFNILLAGWRSCDEAEAFFAEMRDMGVEPDLVSYNCLVDVFCKGREMGKAYELIGRMRDEGIDLDVITYTSLIGGLGLVGQPDKAREVLKEMREYGCYPDVAAYNAVIRNFCIAKRLGDAYGLMEEMAGEGLSPNATTFNVVLRSLYWANDLRGSWGLYLRMKGMGCLPSTQSCMFLMRLMRRQENVGLALELWGDMVERGFGSYILVSDMLFDLLCDAGKLEEAERCFLQMLEKGQKPSQVSFRKIKVLMELARRDDALASLSEKMSAFGPVIQKRRSDVDELDRPVSGTMI; this is encoded by the coding sequence ATGCACAGTCTAGTGGCGCAGAGACTCCAACGCCTCTCTCTTTCGCCATCATCAACAAGGTACTTGTGTTCAATCCCTAACCCCCAAAACGACGACGTTGAGAAAATCTTTCGCATAATCACCGCATCCCCAGACCCAAAATCTCTGAAACACTCCCTCAAAAATTCCCAAATCCCCCTTTCCAATGACCTAATCGACCGAGTTCTCAAAAGGGTCCGCTTCTCCCACTCCAATCCGCTCTCCGCCTTGGAGCTCTACAAATTGACTTCGAGAATCAATGGATTTCTCCACACCGCTTATTCCTTTGATACCATGCTTTATATTCTCGGCAGAGCTCGGAAATTCGAGGAAATTTGGGAACTTTTGCTCGAAACCAAGCGAAAAAATCAATCTTTGATAACCCCAAGAACTGTGCAGGTTGTTTTAGCTAGGATTGCTAAGGTTTGCTCGGTTAGGCAGACGGTTGAGTCGTTTAAGAAGTTTAGGAAGCTTGTCTTGAAATTTGATGTGAGTTGTTACAATGCATTGCTTAGGACTTTGTCTCAGGAGAAGAGCATGAGTGATGCTAGGAATGTTTATCATTCATTGAAGCATGAATTTAGGCCTAATTTGTATACCTTTAACATCTTGTTGGCTGGTTGGAGATCTTGCGATGAGGCGGAGGCGTTCTTTGCTGAGATGAGGGATATGGGAGTGGAGCCGGATTTGGTGTCGTATAACTGCCTCGTGGATGTGTTTTGTAAAGGGAGGGAGATGGGGAAGGCGTATGAGTTGATTGGGAGGATGAGGGATGAGGGGATTGATTTGGATGTGATCACGTACACGTCTTTGATCGGGGGGCTGGGGTTAGTTGGGCAGCCGGATAAGGCGAGGGAGGTGTTGAAGGAGATGAGAGAGTATGGCTGCTACCCTGACGTTGCAGCTTACAATGCTGTGATCAGGAACTTCTGCATAGCGAAGAGGTTAGGGGACGCGTATGGTTTGATGGAGGAGATGGCGGGGGAGGGCTTGAGCCCCAATGCCACGACTTTTAATGTGGTGTTGAGGTCGTTGTATTGGGCGAATGACTTGAGAGGCTCGTGGGGGTTGTATCTGAGGATGAAGGGGATGGGGTGCTTGCCTAGCACGCAGTCGTGTATGTTCTTGATGAGGTTGATGAGGAGGCAGGAGAATGTGGGGCTAGCACTTGAGCTGTGGGGTGACATGGTTGAGAGGGGGTTCGGGTCCTACATTTTGGTGTCGGACATGTTGTTTGATTTGCTCTGTGACGCGGGGAAACTGGAGGAGGCGGAGAGGTGCTTCTTGCAGATGTTGGAGAAGGGGCAGAAGCCTAGCCAGGTTTCGTTTAGAAAGATCAAGGTGCTCATGGAGTTGGCTAGAAGGGATGATGCTCTGGCTAGTCTTTCGGAGAAGATGTCCGCGTTTGGACCTGTGATACAGAAGCGGAGGAGTGATGTGGACGAGCTAGATAGGCCCGTCTCTGGCACTATGATCTGA